From the Nerophis lumbriciformis linkage group LG05, RoL_Nlum_v2.1, whole genome shotgun sequence genome, the window ttttaaattttttcttgttttctcctcttttaaaccgttcaattaagtgtttttttcatcatttattctctacaaaaaacctttcgtaaaaggggaaaaaaatgtacgagggaatgacagacagaaatacccatatatatatatatatatatatatatatatatatatatatatataattaaatgtatttatttagctattcttgtttaaatcacacttacgtgtaacttacaaatgacaatatatttatttatttaagtgtgtatcaaactggtagcccttcgcattaatcagtacccaagaagtagtttttggtttcaaaaaggttggtgacccctatactaggtcataaaatcagtgtcagttgagtcggtccataggttgcctgtagggatttttaatgtccagcagatgtcagtatttagtgacacagtatcgacacagtatcaatacagttttgcaatgtgtcgaaacgcttcatgatgcctcatcaacccatcactagggctaagaacaaaaactaacaaatacaacaaaaagcGCTCCAACGGAAGCGATGCTAagaagctaatcttacctgacaaAAGGTTACAAACAAAGAATCTCCCGTGGATCAAAAGTACAAAAAACGTGGCAATGGCTGTAGACAAGGCTGTGGCAaaggaacgctggaggtacgcacaagaCGATACAAAACATTCTGGCACAGGACAAGAGGACGACGAGACATTTACTGGTATACACATGagagagggtgacacaggtgggcacaatcaggcaatcaggggagacatcagaccagtgaaacaggaggaagagcaagtgacctgaaacgagagggagagttaacctttcaaaataaaacaggaaatgacaaaacaacatgaaaccagacgaaacccagacaagactttacCCAGGTGTGACACATacaaaatgaagcagtgtttctgtagactttgtcattggtgtttgcgaacatgtctccatttgtgtttttttcccccaaatttctTGTTATTTTTCTTACTTgcagcactcaatgacatcgaacagcacggattgattcacactgtgtttgtgcttgtaaactgcataatgtgatataaatacacgcaccctcaaaataTAAATTtaactcatttattaacaaaactgttccacattgatataaggataataaattaaaggaaaatattttgtttgtttcacaacacctcagtcacctttcattaagcatatctagccttataactgtggctatgacAACAAATCGATTTTTAGTTGAGGGAAGTTCTTAGCATTATAATCTATCATTGACAAACCTTCGCTTTTTTCTTTTCATAGCTCGTAATAACTGTCCGTAATTAACATGTAACCTAGCACTGATCTCACAGTTTAGGTCTGGCTTGTACAAAAAGGTTACAAAACAAAACTTTAGGTAACGTTAGTTAACTTGTAGGGCTAGTAATCTCTGTGGCTTACCTTTCATATGACTCGAGAAAGCCGACTCTCCCATTGCGAAAAgctggatttcctttttgcatattttgcaggaggctacacgtggatttggtccacttttatccaaagtttgtatttgtcattttccatccaattttcattaaaacgacaacctcccggcatgatggaccgattcaccactgtcctcttgggggcgacacaacCTAATGTAaaggctcgtgcaaagccaacagatcaagcgtgtacctttcatttttaaggaaactcattttattttttttcattttataattagccgattggggcggtatagcttgtttggtagagcggccgtgccagcaacttgagggttgcaggttcaatccctgcttccgccatcctagtcactgacgttgtgtccttgggcaagacattttactcatctgctcccagtgccacccacactggtttaaaaatgtgaattagatattgggtttcacaatgtaaagcgctttgagtcacttgagaaaagcgctatataaatataattcacttcacttcactattgagtcagactgccgagaaatataaTGAACATTTCCGAGCATttacaaggtttttaagcacccctaCGAACCCTGGGTACTGTagtcatccatccaaccattttctaccgcttttcccttttggggccgcgggggggtgctggagcctatctcagctgcattcgggcggtaggccggatacaccctggacaagtcgctacctcatcacagggccaacacagatagacagacaacagtcacactcacattcacacactagggccaatttagtgttgccaatcaacctatccccaggtgaatgtttttggcggtgggaggaagccagagtacccggagggaacccaggcagtcacggggagaacatgcaaactccacacagaaagaccccaagcccgggattgaactcaggacaactcaggaccttcatatagtgaggcacatgcactaacccctgtcccaccgtgctgccctactgtAGTCATATATtccataaatattacatatagctACAGTAGGCTAGCCTAAATGGTTTCCTCTTGATAAGTTAACATACCTTACTGTCACAGTGTCTTTGTTCGGAAATTACCTTTGTTACAAGAAGTTGCAAAATGAGATCCAACACTAAGCTTCAATTTCATTGATATTTTCAATCCAAAGTGTGACAACCAACCAACCCTATAGTCCCCTGCTGATGATTGATTCTTTGTAGAGGAAACATGATGGCTTTGTCTATGTTGTTGTTCCAAGAGTGTGAATGTCTATTATATTTGTCAACATGTCCATAAGACGTCCATATAAGCTCGTTAAGGATGTAGACTAATTATTCAAAATTACTCGTCCTCTTCCAGACACCAGCGATCTGTTCTTCAGGTTTATCGTCAAGTTTTTCCCTCCGGATCCTGGCCAACTGAAGCGAAGCCTCACTCGGTAACTTCCTTTCCTTTTGCCGCCACTCTTTGATCTTCCGCTCGCTGACCGCCATGTTGTGCACGTGCAGCTATCTTTTTGCCTTACAGGTCAAACGGGACTTGTCCACCGGAAGTCTGACTTGTAACGACAACAGCGCCGCCCTGCTGGTCTCCCACATACTGCAGTGTAAGTTGTGAGGACGACAGTCAATTTGGTCGAGAAGCCGCTGGCCGGCACTCCGGTGCTGCATTTACCGGTCATAGTTTCCGCCACCAGATGGCGCCTAAAAAGAGGCGTGGCTCAATGTTGAGCCACGCCCCTACCCGCGGGCGGCAGCCAATGGTACTTGGATATGTCAGCTGTAGCAGCAAGCTAATGTTCTAATGTGGCGCCCATCCGAGCAGGAGCCACTTTGCAATGAAAATAAATCACAACTTCTTGTTTCTTAACATATTTTCACACGGTttactttctcaacataaaaacatgtgccatgaatacatattttattatttgtaaaaatattttacctGCCCTGGGACTTTGCCTTTATTAGCTAAGGCTCACTGTAGGCAGAGCGGAGTAtttatagagatgcgcggataggcaattatttcatccgcaaccgtatcagaaagtcgtcaaccatccgccatccacccgaactaacatttaatcagaaccgcacccgcccgttgttatatatctaatatagacgatgcaaggcattagtgaggttataaagcttttgcctgttaaagaaaggagactgatccaatgcagcacagacattcgcgtgccacgctgtcacggcccagacgcacaccagtgcgcaatcatatgggagccgcgctgagcgcacctccaagcgagtctcgctgccggcgaccgccgggtatgggcccgacgctccagcgccatccattttcagggctagttgattcggcaggtgggttgttacacactccttagcgggttccgacttccatggccaccgtcctgctgtctatatcaaccagggtgagccccacccctttcgtgagcgcactgcgcgcggagtgacccctgttacgcgcccccggcaacaggggtggcgggcaggtaagctgcgcgggcggagcgcgcggagtgacccctgttacgagcccccggccacgggggtggcgggcaggtaagctgcttacctgctgcgcgtgacgccggccgcggcgaaggcggacgaggcggggtgtcggtgcggtgggcgcggtggtgaccctggacgtgcgtcgggcccttctcgcggatcgcctcagctacggctcccggtggggccctctcgggggaaggggcctcggtcccggaccccggcgaggcgtcccttctccgctccgtaaaagtgtccatctcttctttctttttttcttctgttgtggcatatgctgcaggtgcctgctcgtttttcgtatgtgggtaacaacatttaactacgtatatatatttccgaattggtttaactgccacccgcctgaatctatttaaaatcttttttttttaatttcaaccgcccgacccgacccgcggataaaatcaatttttttttaatttcatccgcccgatccgcggataatccgcggactccgcggttgtgcccgcaaaccgcgcatctctaatttagTGATGACTCTCAATTGCAACACAATGTGTTgtttgtagagatgtccaataatggctttttttgccgatatccgatattccgatattgttcaactcttaattaccgattcagatatcaaccgataccgatatatacagtcgtggaattttaaatgtgctttataaataaagttgatttgatttgatttaacacattattatgcctaattttgttgtgatgcccggctggatgcattaaacaatgtaacaaggttttccaaaataaatcaactcaagttatggaaaaaaatgccaacatggcaatgccatatttattattgaagtcacaaagtgcattattttttttaacatgcctcaaaacagcagcttggaatttgggacatgctctccctggatgtattagcccaggaccttaaggcctgcaatgtgactatggcacaagctcaacaccttgcccacaacagacccagatggagagacctggttgctatggtcagCTCTACGcaccctgaagtgcaagaggactaagctaagctccctgagagagcattaggaggttgaggtgggcggggttggggtgggggggagtagcggggggtgtatattgtaacgtcccaGAAGAGATAGTGctgaaaggggttctgggtatttgttctgttgtgtttatgttgtgtttatgttgtgttacggtgcggatgttctcccgaaatgtgtttgtcattcttgtttggtgtgggttcacagtgtggcgcatatttgtaacagtgttaaagttgtttatacggccaccctcagtgtgacctatatgccttgcattcacttgtgtgtgtgaaaagccgtagatattatgtgattgggacggcacgcaaaagcggtgcctttaaggtttattggctctCTGTATTTctacctacgtccgtgtaccactccgtacagcggcgttttagtcataaattttactttttgaaaccgatactgataatttccgatattacattttaaagcatttatcggccgataatatcgatctCTAGTTGTTTGTGTGAAtttgtctgttccagggtcaagccgTGGCAATGATAAAATATTCATCAAATTACAAGTCAACATTCCTAATtgcaatgcaagtgtaaaaataaataaaccaccatTACGTTTTCTTGCCAGTCATTAGCCGTTTTGCTGTTAGCTATATGCTAATGTCATTGTTACTCAATTGTGCTGATCAGGCAGCATTACGTTTTATGGTAGTTATCACACTGGTCGCCTCAACTCTGACTTCTGAAGTTTTTTCCAGAACATTATTTTTAaagtaggatatagagaccacacaaatccactcttcattaggtcaggattattaaaactaaaatacattgtagaattgcatactctattagtgatgttcaaagctagaaataaagttcatccgaaggacttacaaaagttatttgtgttcaagtctgaagatgagaatcacagaaggccgtatgactttaaacatccaagagcGCGAACAAATTTGAAACAAAGGTGCTGGtatgttgctggtgtgaaagcatggaatgcTCTAAAGAAAGATTTAAAAAGTTGCAATAACATTTTTGAATttaaagagttacaaaaagagacaactggaattatgtCAAACTGATTTtcgattttgattggacgtgtcattgtgtAAATGCTTAAACGAGAATtttaaagtatgttggagttcgggtgttggtggaggaaacagtgataaagtcatcaaaaataatttgtgttaaaaaagggggcagataaatataagaatattcttCTTCTATCTGCTCCTTTCTACGGAGCCCCaaacctaaagggacatggatgttttttTACCTATGTCAGAGAACCGAAAGTGAAACAGCATGCAGGAGCCTACCCATCgtctgtgctctgttgtgggaccgTAATACGATTTGATGCCTTTgtatgttaggccaatactaaaatacAAACCAATAAACTTCTCTcacggatgatgggtaggctcctccatcgctttgtctgtttcacttttgattcaccatcgctgtgtctgttttacttccggttcactgacataggaaaaaaaaaacttttgcgagatctcgcaaaaggtaTTGCGAGATATTAAGTATTGCGCCAGCCATCTTAAACAttttttccctccatgtccctttagggcaggcctgggcaattattttactcgggggggcagatttagataaaaaaaaagtgtgtctgggggccggtatatctatttttaggaacactaatacaaaacctcacaataatgattgaaagctaaaaacgttatgaaagaccgccttaaaaaacggaatggaatttgaatttttttttactgaatgggacacccagaatgtgcatgaaaataaagaatgtgggatttacaatattaactatggatgataaaacactgaatattgacaacatattttacaatcaaccgaaacgcaaccaaaatgcaacaaacatagtgaaaaaaaacccacctacaatctgagatatctcatagtgaccatagtaagtaattagatgaccatagtaactagtatatgatgcagattccaagcattgaaagacttagtatagttcaagactaccgatcattagaaaacatcactgcacatcataatggcagctacactttacatcttaaacatctaaaacagttatttgggaatgtccggcgggccagattgaaaagctcagcgggccgcatgtggcccccgggccttaatttgtccGGGTctgctttaggggctctgtacctttctgatcatggaaatgtataagaaacaaacaaatcaataaaagtgtgaactgtacgtggcttgtatatatgcacttttcatgaaaggaataaaaagaaatgatgatgatggagGTTTCTACTGCATATTGTTAGCATAATTATGTTTTTTCCTCGTGTGTGTGACAGCGGAGCTTGGAGACTACGATGACGAGCTGGACCATCAGCAGCTGGCGATTAAGCACTACGTTCCCAACCAGGAGTACCTGGACCACAAGATCATCAAACTCCACAAGAAGCACAGGTACACACGCACACGCCACCCAGTCGTCCACTCCATGCTGGCCGTGTGTCCACAGAGGTGTGTCCCCGGCGGAGTCAGACACGCACCTGCTGGAGGTGGCCAGGAGGCTGGACATGTACGCCATTAGGCCACACGCCGCCAGCGACGGCGAGGGCATGCGCATCAACCTGGCGGTGACGCATTGCGGCGTGCTGGTCTTTCAGGTAGACCAGGTGGCTCCGCCTGGACTCTAGCAGAACTTGCTAACGCTGGCGTTTGTCCTCAGGGGAACACCaaaatcaacacatttagctgggCCAAGATTCGTAAAGTGAGCTTTAAACGGAAACACTTCCTCATCAAGCTGCACGACAAAGTTGGGGTGAGGTTCTTCTTAGGTACTGTGTACCCCGGATGAAGGGTACCAACAAGTGTACTGCTTGGTGCCACCGTGGTGTTCTGCCCCGTGTAGTTGTCCCGTAAGGACACGCTGGAGTTCTGCATGGCGAGCAGAGACGTGTGCAAAGCCTTCTGGAAGTTGTGCGTGGAGTACCACGCCTTCTTCCGACTGCCGGAGGAGCCGCAGCCGCTGCAAAGGAAGACGTTGCTGTCGTGCAAAGGCTCCGGCTTCCGATACAGGTGAGCTTTTCGTCCTTGGGTCGCGTCCGGAAGATGACGTCATCACCGATGTATGTTGACGCTTCTCCAGTGGGCGGACGCAGAAGCAGCTGCTGGAGTGTTTGGGATCTGGCGAGAAGAAACCTTTGCACGTTGCCAGGTGCCCCTGCTGGTCCTTGCCAAGAATACATGCAGTGACTCCAGCCCACTAAAGACACAAAAACACTCTTTGTGCAGGACTTCTTGTTCATCAGACTATGAATCCAGACAGTGCAGATCTTCTCCCGACATCCTCACAGACGTCTCCTTACAAGTAAGTGGACACAAAGTAAAGATGACCTCTGCCATTTTGGGGATAATCCGAAAGTGCCAGATAAGCACTTTACCActtttacatacttgccaaccctcccgaatttcagtgcctctgccgagacaaccattctcccgaatttctcccgatttacacccggacaacaatattaggggcgtgccttaaaggcactgcctttagcgtcctctctcacctgaaaaggagactattcagtgacgtgcggtgaggttcatggctggtgaggcactgacttcatcacagtcagatttacaaacatatgaaccctaaagagtatttaattcaccatttgattggcagcagttaacgggttatgtttaaaagctcataccagcatttttccctgcttggcactcagcatcaagggttggaattgggggttaaatcaccaaaaattattcccgggcgcggcgccgctgctgcccactgctcccctcacctcccagggggtgatcaagggatgggtcaaatgcagaggacaaatttcaccacacctagtgtgtgtgtgacagtcattggtactttaacttaactttaactttacacatacaaacagtagcacacaaaaaagcacatttaataaaaaaaactttattatggtcttaccttgacttataaataaagtccattcgctgctgttgtgctggattaatgaaccccctgacgggtgtgttatatcaactaaagccctcacttaaactttccacgtgcaagattgaatctatttaaaaaagtgtaaccgagggtttataaatgtcgcctatactgtatgaaactacaaaataacaaacacggaggctccagtttacacgaggaccactttatttaccttctttcaaaaacctccgcgccactacaacatgtcatcacttccgctcttggcgccttcaaaataagagctcaaggcatatactgtataacagcgcataacaggaacttaacatcacaaataggaaagcccataaaaataggttacaaaagttatttaataagaagccaaaaagtgcaaaaacaataatgttcgtgttggaggagttgtgaattaggtacacctgcagtctgcaggtgtacctaatgttgtggccctgcagtcattcacaactcctccaacacgaacattattgtttttgcactttttggcttcttatgaaataacttttttaaatagattaaatcttgcacgtggaaagtttaagtgtgggctttagttgatataacaattctacggcgggggtgcaggaggcggggctactggagcctcagccagtgcgtcttttgcagccgttttatgatcgctcagcacaagaaatgcgttacacacacacagttgttgacaaaatacactgtacattatatacctcagctaactaaactatggaaatgtataatataattcatatagcaatacggtctcactacacagcaggccagcagttagccgagtccgtacaTGTTGAGGCActaagtgacgtgcctcaactggctgctgttcaccgcaccgtctcttctcagtatttgaacggcaaatgtgaaaattcagcgattttgaataaaaataatctaaaactggtgaagttaaatggaaaataactttatagtataatcactggatacatataacaatttaattttttttctttttacattttttttctttccatgatggcaggtgaggcctcgcctcacctgcctctagtgactgcacgtcactgagactattatatatgtctctgttatctaTAGGTTTatttataacccataaagtaggcaggcacggagctatttctcagcgtgtgtttattccagcctgcacgttaatacactgacacacaacatccggattcccatcatgcattgcttcaaaacgacggcaagtagtaatgtccaaaaacataacagagacgaagcagaagaacgaagaagagacaattatggcgacgacgagtaagaagaaaaagtacgcttgcaagttccaaaatgattggaaacaagaatttcagttcatccaggacagctcgaaggggaaggggtatgctgcctgcacattttgtagatcagacatctccattgaacacggtggccgaatggatatactcactcatgaacggtcagagaagcacaaggtggCGGCAGCGCAGCACCgttcacagcccagtattatgggccactttgctaaatggagacccgagggtgtaacttatgccgagacaaatatggctatgctgatagccgcaagcaacatcccgttctcatttgcggatgttttcaacaaatccgaaggatatgttcccggattcagagatcgttagccagtactcaaatggcagaacaaaggctaatcaaatagtgaaaggtaagtgttttttttgtttttttaagaaagcagcaagtacagtacagttagtagaacaactgtgttttcattactgtgtactgtactatatacagtatatatatatatatatatatatatatatatatatatatatatatatatatatataagaaatacttgaatttcagtgaattctagctaaaccccgccccccctgacccgcccccaatctcccgaattcggaggtctcaggttggcaagtatgctttataatGATGTATTTTTGCAGCTGTATGACGACCAGATGTTCCCACGCTCCACCTGTGCCTTGGAGGATGCGGAGCTCCGAGGAGGTGGGACTAAGCGCAGCCAATCGACCGTGGAGGTCACCCCGAGGTGTCGCGGCCTGGCCCGAGTCACGCCCCTCTCGCCTCACATCCGCTCGGCGTCGACGTCCGCGATGGAGGACCCCCGgagggcgtggctgggggcgcaACGGCAAGCTCAGAGACTCGCCGGCATATATGGCAACCGTTCAAGGCGCCGGCCCAACCCCCAGCCGCACCCGGATGCGGCGCAGCAGCTGGTTCTCCTGTACCCCAACAGCCCCGCCTATCAGTACCACCCCGTGCTCCCCACGTTCCCATACCTGTCCGACTGCGTCTCCGCCTCCTCGCTGGAACGTTTGCCGCAGCAGAGGAGGCAGGACGGGCTGTGGCGGCCATCTTTCCACCCTCTAAACAAAGAGCCAGGCTCCTACTCAATGCTCGGGAGGAACCTGCGGGCCTCAAGTTCAGGTGGGATGGGATTGGGCAACAACGGGACGAGGGTATTGGGCATGTGCTGCACGGAGGCGGGGCATTACAGCGATGACTGCAACTTCCTCCCGGGGCTTCCTCGCCGCGTTGCCAGCCAACCAGATGTCAAGTTTCCCCTCTCCAGGACTTCTAACCCCGCCTCTGAATTCCGCCCGCTGGGCTACTACCCCCACTTGACACGGCCCACCAGGCCCACCTACCTGCCCCTAAGCTCCTCCCCTCTGCCTCAACGCCCCGCCTCCCTGTGCATGATGGCCGCTTCTGCCTCAGGAAGCTACAGCGACTCTGACCCGGAGGTTTTCTACCCATATTACTGTCCACCGCCGCCACTAGGCAGGCTGGTGCGGCCCGGCGGACTGGCCCGCATGAGGTTCTCCTCTGGGAGCCTCCAGCTGGATGAGGAGGAAGAGGATGAGGAAAGACACAAGGATGAAAACGAGGAGACAAAAGGTGCTGCAAAAGTCACCAAAGTGACACTGtagtaaaaacaattacatttgtCTTTTGTCAACGTGCATAAAATGAACATTAAAATGACAACATTGTCAATCAATCTTAAATATTTATTCATAAAACTCTATGTCCCGctacaaaaaagaaaacatttctcTAAAATCTTAATGTTCCCGCTGCGTAAGCATTATCACATCCCTTAATGATATgtacgtaaaaaatatatatatacacaatgacCAGCTAGTGTCTTTGGTTCAAAGTGTCAGTAACACTTTCACAGCGCCAGCTAGCTGTATGGCTAACAGCAGCAGCTAACAGTAAGCTAGCAAACTATATGCTTAGCAACGTAAAAGACTGCTTAGCGAAGGACCTTGCAGCGCTCAAGCTAGCCAGCTAGCGCTAACTCATTATTAGCATTACACCAAATGAGGGCGTCTTATGTAAATCTCCCAATGACAATAGAAATAATATTATTGGCATGTGGTCTTTGTCAAGTGCTACAGAAGAAGTATTTAACATAAAGCTGCATTGCTGCACGACACCAAAGGCACGTGGTGAACATATTCCACAAGTTAGTAAAAATTCACCAACTCCCTACTTCTTCATGCAGCAGCAGTAAAGTAAatgatgtgcatgtgtgtgtgtgtgtgttgagacaTTGCCCAGCAAGTCTCCATGCTGAGTCTTTCTTCATTCtgtacacttcctgtttgcccTCAGTTGGTGTTGAACCTGCAGGCGGCAAAGCATGCGCTTGCTCAGCAAACCAAAACaaaagacaagaaaaaaaaaagttgcctcaCCTGGCGATGATGTGCGTCACCATCCTGTCTGTGATGCCCGGACACACGTCCTCGGCCATTCGGATGTTGCGTTCCAGCTCCTCAATGGCCAATCGCTGCTCAGAGTGCTCCTTGTGCTGCTGCTTCAACTACACAGTAACACACGTTGCTAGCATGTCTTTgacgtaagtgtgtgtgtgtaggtttgTAGACAGACCTCAGTGAAGACAGGCGAGATGACAGTGGACAGACTGGTGGACGCATTCAGCTGATCCTGAGAGGACACAAACCAAAAACAACTTTGCTATGTCTCAAATGAAATACTTCAGTCGGTACACATcaacatagacatcttataagtagacgcagtatcggctgctgtgacgcgagaaatttggtcgccatcttgaagtggtgataagGACCCGGCGAgcggcctaaactgacagttgacaggtagaaaacaaatatagtgaagtgtgaagtgaattatatttatatagcgcttttctctagtgactcaaagtgctttacatagtgaaacccaatatctaagttacatttaaaccagtg encodes:
- the LOC133606373 gene encoding FERM domain-containing protein 7, giving the protein MDEYEAKTRSKVSKETKLRLRVIFLDDSERTFEVEHKVLGCDFFNKVCGHLKLLEKEYFGLEFRHHSGNYVWLELLKPLAKQITYTSDLFFRFIVKFFPPDPGQLKRSLTRYLFALQVKRDLSTGSLTCNDNSAALLVSHILQSELGDYDDELDHQQLAIKHYVPNQEYLDHKIIKLHKKHRGVSPAESDTHLLEVARRLDMYAIRPHAASDGEGMRINLAVTHCGVLVFQGNTKINTFSWAKIRKVSFKRKHFLIKLHDKVGLSRKDTLEFCMASRDVCKAFWKLCVEYHAFFRLPEEPQPLQRKTLLSCKGSGFRYSGRTQKQLLECLGSGEKKPLHVARTSCSSDYESRQCRSSPDILTDVSLQLYDDQMFPRSTCALEDAELRGGGTKRSQSTVEVTPRCRGLARVTPLSPHIRSASTSAMEDPRRAWLGAQRQAQRLAGIYGNRSRRRPNPQPHPDAAQQLVLLYPNSPAYQYHPVLPTFPYLSDCVSASSLERLPQQRRQDGLWRPSFHPLNKEPGSYSMLGRNLRASSSGGMGLGNNGTRVLGMCCTEAGHYSDDCNFLPGLPRRVASQPDVKFPLSRTSNPASEFRPLGYYPHLTRPTRPTYLPLSSSPLPQRPASLCMMAASASGSYSDSDPEVFYPYYCPPPPLGRLVRPGGLARMRFSSGSLQLDEEEEDEERHKDENEETKGAAKVTKVTL